The Pyrenophora tritici-repentis strain M4 chromosome 10, whole genome shotgun sequence genome contains a region encoding:
- a CDS encoding Phospholipid-binding protein, with protein sequence MFAPSLLESLKSANLLPSAIIPTNFNPIIDLGVTFPSGLAPHHGSLARVSQVKEQPKISISNPPPTSSNLTYTFMMIDPDAPTPDDPKFGYWRHWVVTSIPSSSATASPDDITASGTTLTQYLAPGPKDESGPHRYLFLLLEEKEGIALEKMDVGGEEFVDRRSFRAEEVVERKGMNT encoded by the exons ATGTTCGCACCCTCCCTCCTCGAATCACTCAAGAGCGCCAACCTCCTCCCCTCCGCCATCATCCCCACCAACTTCAACCCCATCATAGATCTAGGCGTCACATTCCCCTCTGGCCTCGCACCACACCATGGCTCCCTCGCGCGCGTCAGCCAAGTCAAAGAACAACCCAAAATCTCAATCTCCAACCCTCCTCCCACATCATCAAACTTGACTTACACATTTATGATGATCGACCCAGATGCGCCCACGCCTGACGACCCGAAATTTGGTTACTGGCGCCATTGGGTCGTGACGTCTATCCCTTCTTCCTCTGCCACCGCCTCCCCGGATGATATCACGGCGAGCGGAACGACGCTGACGCAGTATTTGGCGCCCGGGCCGAAGGATGAGAGTGGGCCGCATCGGTATTTGTTTTTGCTGCTTGAGGAGAAGGAGGGGATTGCGCTGGAGAAGATGGATGTGGGGGGTGAGGAGTTTGTGGATAGGAGGAGTTTTAGGGCTGAGGAGGTGGTGGAGAGGAAAGGGATGAA CACGTGA